From Novipirellula galeiformis, the proteins below share one genomic window:
- a CDS encoding LptF/LptG family permease, giving the protein MTKIDRYILILFLRTVLVCFCSIAGIFIVFHAFTSLDDLVHQARTDGGLVRVMIRFYGPYMLLLFDWTGAIIVLMSLLFTVGWLRRTGEMTATLSAGISHGRILRPMLVASFLIIAVQLVNREFLLPHYRDALAMKAKAMEQEPEQPILPCYDLTNQILIEGASLLAKSKRINYPSFRLDGDFAGYGDLITARTAQWTEATADHAEGYWVRGIKRPEQIDSLPSVGTQNRPVILTRHDHPWLQPNECFIATTIHSEFLQTDQSTSRMVSISELASRIKNPAVHSSMSVQVLLHERMVRPTLDYALVLLGLPIVVNRRGRNLFLMIAVAIGTVMFFFGIKTLSGAMGGSGYLLSPAMSAWVPLLILGPIAYVRLREVQNE; this is encoded by the coding sequence GCCTCGATGACCTTGTCCATCAAGCGCGAACCGACGGCGGATTGGTGCGGGTGATGATCCGGTTCTACGGTCCCTACATGTTGTTGTTATTCGACTGGACCGGCGCCATCATTGTCTTGATGTCATTGCTATTTACCGTCGGATGGCTGCGACGCACCGGTGAAATGACGGCGACGCTTTCGGCAGGCATTTCACATGGCCGGATTCTGCGTCCCATGCTCGTCGCGTCCTTTCTGATCATCGCGGTTCAATTAGTGAATCGAGAATTCTTGTTGCCGCATTACCGTGATGCTCTGGCAATGAAAGCCAAAGCGATGGAACAGGAACCCGAACAACCGATCCTTCCTTGCTACGACTTGACCAACCAAATCTTGATCGAAGGGGCATCGTTGTTGGCCAAAAGCAAACGCATCAACTACCCCAGTTTTCGGTTGGACGGTGATTTTGCGGGCTACGGAGATTTGATCACCGCTCGAACCGCACAGTGGACCGAAGCGACCGCGGATCATGCCGAAGGCTATTGGGTCCGTGGGATCAAACGGCCCGAGCAAATCGATTCGCTGCCCTCGGTAGGAACCCAAAATCGCCCTGTCATTTTGACTCGGCACGATCATCCGTGGCTACAGCCCAATGAATGTTTCATCGCAACGACCATCCATTCCGAATTCTTACAAACCGATCAATCAACGTCTCGCATGGTCTCGATCTCCGAACTGGCGTCGCGAATTAAAAACCCAGCGGTCCATAGCAGCATGAGTGTCCAAGTGCTGTTGCACGAACGGATGGTCCGGCCGACACTGGATTACGCCTTGGTGTTACTCGGGTTGCCCATCGTCGTGAATCGACGCGGACGGAATCTATTTCTAATGATCGCCGTTGCGATTGGCACCGTGATGTTCTTTTTTGGTATCAAAACGCTCTCAGGTGCGATGGGAGGCAGCGGCTACTTATTGTCACCCGCGATGTCCGCTTGGGTGCCGCTGCTGATTCTGGGACCGATAGCCTATGTCCGACTTCGAGAAGTACAAAACGAATGA